In a single window of the Chionomys nivalis chromosome 11, mChiNiv1.1, whole genome shotgun sequence genome:
- the Col8a2 gene encoding collagen alpha-2(VIII) chain, giving the protein MQGAPMTLPSLLLLLLGCGPKVSSGGGVGGAAGYAPVKYVQPRQKGPVGPPFREGKGQYLEMPLPLLPMDLKGEPGPPGKPGPRGPPGPPGFPGKPGTGKPGLHGQPGPAGPPGFSRMGKAGPPGLPGKVGPPGQPGLRGEPGIRGDQGLRGPPGPPGLPGPSGITVPGKPGAQGMPGPPGFRGEPGPQGEPGPRGDRGLKGDNGVGQPGLPGAPGQAGAPGPPGLPGPAGLGKPGLDGLPGAPGDKGDSGPPGVPGSRGEPGVMGPKGPPGVDGVGVPGAAGIPGPQGPAGAKGEPGLRGPPGLIGPVGYGMPGKPGPKGDRGPAGAPGLLGDRGEPGEDGEPGEQGPQGLGGPPGLPGSAGLPGRRGPPGPKGEVGPGGPPGVPGIRGDQGPNGLAGKPGLPGERGLPGAHGPPGPTGPKGEPGFTGRPGGPGVAGALGQKGDLGLPGQPGLRGPSGIPGLQGPAGPIGPQGLPGLKGEPGLPGPPGEGKVGEPGTAGPTGPPGVPGSPGLTGPPGPPGPPGPPGAPGAFDETGIAGLHLPNGGVEGAVLGKGGKPQFGLGELSAQATPAFTALLTSPFPASGMPVRFDRTLYNGHSGYNPATGIFTCPVGGVYYFAYHVHVKGTNVWVALYKNNVPATYTYDEYKKGYLDQASGGAVLQLRPNDQVWVQMPSDQANGLYSTEYIHSSFSGFLLCPT; this is encoded by the exons ATGCAGGGGGCTCCAATGACCCTGCCTTCGCTGCTATTGTTGCTGTTGGGGTGTGGGCCAAAGGTATCCTCTGGCGGCGGAGTTGGAGGCGCGGCAGGCTATGCCCCGGTAAAGTACGTGCAGCCCAGGCAGAAAGGACCAGTGGGACCGCCTTTCCGCGAGGGCAAAGGCCAGTACTTGG aaATGCCTCTGCCGCTGCTGCCAATGGACTTGAAAGGAGAGCCGGGCCCCCCTGGGAAGCCAGGACCCCGGGGTCCCCCTGGGCCTCCTGGCTTCCCAGGAAAGCCAGGCACAGGAAAACCTGGGCTTCATGGGCAGCCAGGCCCTGCTGGCCCCCCTGGCTTCTCCCGGATGGGCAAGGCTGGTCCCCCAGGGCTCCCAGGCAAGGTTGGAccaccaggacagccagggttgcgGGGAGAGCCAGGGATACGAGGGGACCAGGGCCTCCGGGGGCCCCCAGGACCCCCTGGCCTTCCTGGTCCTTCAGGCATTACTGTCCCTGGAaaaccaggtgcccagggaatGCCAGGGCCTCCAGGTTTTAGGGGGGAGCCAGGACCCCAGGGAGAGCCTGGACCCCGAGGTGATAGGGGCCTCAAGGGGGATAATGGggtaggccagccagggcttccTGGGGCCCCTGGGCAGGCAGGTGCCCCTGGGCCCCCTGGGCTACCTGGTCCAGCTGGCTTGGGCAAACCAGGTTTGGATGGGCTACCAGGAGCCCCAGGAGACAAAGGTGATTCTGGGCCCCCTGGGGTTCCAGGCTCTAGGGGAGAGCCGGGAGTTATGGGTCCAAAAGGCCCCCCTGGGGTAGACGGTGTGGGGGTACCAGGGGCAGCAGGGATACCAGGGCCACAGGGCCCAGCAGGAGCTAAAGGGGAGCCAGGGCTCCGGGGCCCCCCTGGATTGATAGGCCCTGTTGGCTATGGGATGCCAGGAAAACCAGGACCTAAGGGAGATAGGGGCCCAGCTGGGGCCCCAGGGCTTTTGGGGGACAGAGGTGAGCcaggagaggatggggagccAGGGGAGCAGGGTCCACAGGGCCTTGGGGGTCCGCCTGGCCTTCCTGGGTCTGCAGGGCTTCCTGGTAGACGTGGGCCTCCTGGACCCAAGGGAGAGGTAGGACCTGGAGGTCCCCCAGGAGTGCCTGGCATTCGGGGTGACCAAGGGCCTAATGGCCTGGCCGGGAAGCCTGGGCTCCCTGGTGAGAGGGGACTTCCTGGGGCTCACGGACCCCCTGGACCAACTGGGCCCAAGGGTGAGCCAGGTTTTACAGGTCGCCCTGGAGGGCCAGGGGTGGCAGGGGCCCTCGGACAGAAAGGTGACCTGGGGCTTCCTGGGCAGCCTGGCTTGAGAGGCCCCTCTGGAATCCCAGGACTGCAGGGCCCAGCTGGCCCTATTGGgccccagggcctgccaggccTAAAGGGTGAACCAGGTCTTCCGGGGCCTCCAGGAGAGGGAAAAGTGGGGGAACCTGGCACTGCTGGGCCCACAGGACCCCCTGGAGTCCCTGGCTCCCCAGGACTCACAGGTCCTCCTGGGCCCCCTGGGCCTCCTGGCCCTCCTGGTGCCCCTGGGGCCTTTGACGAGACTGGTATTGCAGGCTTGCATCTGCCCAACGGTGGCGTGGAGGGGGCTGTACTGGGCAAGGGGGGAAAGCCACAGTTTGGGCTGGGGGAGCTGTCAGCACAGGCCACTCCGGCCTTCACTGCTCTGCTCacctctcccttccctgcctcaggCATGCCAGTTAGGTTTGACCGGACTCTCTACAACGGTCACAGCGGCTACAACCCAGCTACTGGTATCTtcacctgccctgtgggaggcgTCTATTACTTTGCTTACCATGTGCATGTCAAAGGCACCAATGTGTGGGTGGCCCTGTACAAGAACAACGTGCCGGCCACCTACACCTACGACGAGTACAAGAAGGGCTATTTGGACCAGGCGTCTGGAGGGGCTGTGCTCCAGCTGCGGCCCAATGACCAGGTGTGGGTGCAGATGCCCTCAGACCAGGCCAACGGCCTCTACTCCACTGAGtacatccactcctccttctcaGGATTCTTGCTCTGTCCCACATAA
- the Adprs gene encoding ADP-ribosylhydrolase ARH3, translating to MAAAAAMMTAAGGGGAGAARSLSRFRGCLAGALLGDCVGAVYEAHDTVSLTSVLRHVQSLEPDPGTPGSARTETLYYTDDTAMARALVQSLLAKEAFDEVDMAHRFAQEYKKDPDRGYGAGVITVFKKLLSPKCRDVYEPARAQFNGKGSYGNGGAMRVAGIPLAYKSIEDVQKFARLSAQLTHASSLGYNGAILQALAVHLALQGVTSSEHFLEQLLGHMEELEGDAQSVLDAKELGMEERPYSSRLKKVGELLDQDVVSREEVVSELGNGIAAFESVPTAIYCFLRCMEPDPEIPSTFNSLQRTLIYSISLGGDTDTIATMAGAIAGAYYGMEQVPESWQQSCEGYEETDVLAQSLHRVFQETL from the exons ATGGCTGCGGCGGCGGCGATGATGAcggcggcgggcggcggcgggGCCGGTGCGGCCCGCTCTCTCTCGCGCTTCCGAGGCTGCCTGGCTGGCGCGCTGCTGGGAGACTGCGTGGGCGCTGTCTACGAGGCCCACGATACCGTCAGCCTGACGTCAGTCCTGCGTCACGTGCAGAGCCTGGAGCCGGACCCGGGCACGCCGGGCAGCGCGCGGACAG AAACATTGTACTACACAGATGACACCGCCATGGCCAGGGCCCTGGTGCAGTCCCTCCTGGCCAAGGAGGCCTTCGACGAGGTGGACATGGCTCACAG GTTTGCCCAAGAATACAAGAAGGACCCTGACAGAGGGTATGGGGCTGGAGTCATCACTGTCTTCAAGAAGCTCCTGAGCCCCAAGTGCCGTGATGTCTATGAGCCTGCCCGGGCCCAGTTCAATGGAAAAGGCTCCTATGGTAATGGAGGTGCCATGCGGGTGGCAGGCATCCCACTGGCCTACAAGAGTATCGAAGACGTACAGAAG TTTGCCCGGCTCTCAGCCCAGCTGACCCATGCCTCCTCCCTGGGTTACAACGGTGCCATCCTGCAGGCCCTGGCTGTGCACCTAGCTCTGCAGGGTGTTACATCCAGTGAGCACTTCCTCGAGCAGCTTCTGGGCCACATGGAGGAGCTGGAAGGTGATGCCCAGTCGGTCCTGGATGCCAAGGA GTTGGGTATGGAGGAGCGTCCTTACTCCAGCAGGCTGAAGAAGGTTGGAGAGCTGCTAGACCAGGACGTGGTGAGCCGAGAGGAAGTGGTGTCTGAGCTAG GGAATGGCATTGCTGCCTTTGAATCTGTGCCCACCGCCATCTACTGCTTCCTGCGCTGCATGGAACCTGATCCTGAGATCCCCTCCACCTTCAACAGCCTGCAGAGGACGCTCATCTACTCCATCTCACTTGGTGGCGACACAGACACCATAGCCACCATGGCTGGGGCCATTGCTGGCGCTTACTATGGGATGGAGCAGGTGCCAGAGAGCTGGCAGCAAAGCTGTGAGGGCTACGAGGAGACGGATGTCCTGGCCCAGAGCCTGCATCGGGTCTTCCAGGAGACTCTGTGA